Proteins encoded together in one Coffea arabica cultivar ET-39 chromosome 2c, Coffea Arabica ET-39 HiFi, whole genome shotgun sequence window:
- the LOC113730300 gene encoding uncharacterized protein isoform X4, producing MTTVGFSGLAKCHIQGLAYNGKLISSTSKMGGVIVSCVKTSEVPVTAKSDDSSQKESGPKNSIRRATFPNGFKALLTEVCDDTEIAELRVKVGDFEMHLKRNIQPPIAPAPVESPTVAPPIPSEPMNQSVPPPAPPKPSTEKMSPFTNVPAEKSAKLAALEASGASGYVLAASPTVGSFRRGRTLKGKRQPPILKEGDLIKEGQTIGYLDQFGTELPVKSDVAGEVLKILYNDGEAVGYGDPLIAVLPSFHGIK from the exons ATCCAAGGATTGGCATACAACGGGAAGCTTATCTCTTCCACAAGTAAGATGGGAGGAGTGATAGTATCATGTGTGAAGACTTCTGAAGTCCCTGTGACAGCAAAATCTGATG ATAGTTCCCAAAAAGAGTCAGGTCCCAAGAATTCAATCCGGAGAGCAACATTTCCCAATGGTTTCAAG GCACTTCTCACAGAAGTCTGTGATGACACTGAAATTGCAGAGCTGAGAGTTAAG GTTGGGGACTTTGAGATGCATTTGAAGCGAAATATTCAACCTCCCATAGCTCCAGCACCTGTTGAGTCTCCTACCGTAGCACCACCTATTCCAAGTGAACCGATGAATCAATCAGTTCCTCCTCCTGCTCCACCTAAACCTTCTACAGAAAAAATGAGCCCATTTACAAATGTCCCTGCAGAGAAGTCAGCCAAGTTAGCGGCACTAGAGGCTTCAGGGGCTAGTGGCTATGTTCTAGCAGCATCTCCAACA gTCGGTTCATTCCGAAGAGGCAGGACTTTGAAAGGAAAGAGGCAACCTCCTATCCTGAAAGAG GGAGATTTGATCAAAGAAGGACAAACCATAGGCTATCTGGATCAGTTTGGCACTGAACTTCCTGTTAAA TCAGATGTGGCTGGAGAAGTTCTGAAGATTCTTTACAATGATGGCG AAGCTGTTGGTTATGGTGATCCGCTTATAGCTGTTCTCCCATCTTTTCATGGTATCAAGTAA
- the LOC113730300 gene encoding uncharacterized protein isoform X3, with the protein MTTVGFSGLAKCHIQGLAYNGKLISSTSKMGGVIVSCVKTSEVPVTAKSDDLGKSNGAVMSDSSQKESGPKNSIRRATFPNGFKALLTEVCDDTEIAELRVKVGDFEMHLKRNIQPPIAPAPVESPTVAPPIPSEPMNQSVPPPAPPKPSTEKMSPFTNVPAEKSAKLAALEASGASGYVLAASPTVGSFRRGRTLKGKRQPPILKEGDLIKEGQTIGYLDQFGTELPVKSDVAGEVLKILYNDGEAVGYGDPLIAVLPSFHGIK; encoded by the exons ATCCAAGGATTGGCATACAACGGGAAGCTTATCTCTTCCACAAGTAAGATGGGAGGAGTGATAGTATCATGTGTGAAGACTTCTGAAGTCCCTGTGACAGCAAAATCTGATG ATTTAGGCAAGTCTAATGGAGCTGTTATGTCAGATAGTTCCCAAAAAGAGTCAGGTCCCAAGAATTCAATCCGGAGAGCAACATTTCCCAATGGTTTCAAG GCACTTCTCACAGAAGTCTGTGATGACACTGAAATTGCAGAGCTGAGAGTTAAG GTTGGGGACTTTGAGATGCATTTGAAGCGAAATATTCAACCTCCCATAGCTCCAGCACCTGTTGAGTCTCCTACCGTAGCACCACCTATTCCAAGTGAACCGATGAATCAATCAGTTCCTCCTCCTGCTCCACCTAAACCTTCTACAGAAAAAATGAGCCCATTTACAAATGTCCCTGCAGAGAAGTCAGCCAAGTTAGCGGCACTAGAGGCTTCAGGGGCTAGTGGCTATGTTCTAGCAGCATCTCCAACA gTCGGTTCATTCCGAAGAGGCAGGACTTTGAAAGGAAAGAGGCAACCTCCTATCCTGAAAGAG GGAGATTTGATCAAAGAAGGACAAACCATAGGCTATCTGGATCAGTTTGGCACTGAACTTCCTGTTAAA TCAGATGTGGCTGGAGAAGTTCTGAAGATTCTTTACAATGATGGCG AAGCTGTTGGTTATGGTGATCCGCTTATAGCTGTTCTCCCATCTTTTCATGGTATCAAGTAA
- the LOC113730302 gene encoding PRA1 family protein B1-like: MASQPTLPISSPQSTSSAPPGGPQSQPPIATPAFRSFINRLSSSLRQGFSQRRPWSELLDRTAFSRPDNLSDAASRIRKNFNYFRVNYISLLAFVLALSLLSHPFSLLVLLALLASWCFLYLFRPSDQPLVVFGRTFSDRETLLILVVSTIVVAVLTSVGSLLISASLVGLAIVCAHGAFRIPEDLFLDDQEPVNAGFLSFLGGAASSAAPAVAARV; this comes from the coding sequence ATGGCATCTCAACCGACGCTCCCCATCTCTAGTCCCCAATCCACCAGCTCTGCCCCCCCTGGCGGTCCCCAATCCCAGCCTCCCATCGCCACCCCTGCCTTCCGTTCCTTCATCAACCGCCTCTCCTCCTCCCTCCGCCAGGGCTTCTCCCAGCGTCGCCCCTGGTCCGAACTTCTAGACCGCACCGCCTTTTCCCGCCCCGATAACCTCTCTGATGCCGCCTCCCGCATCCGCAAGAACTTCAACTATTTCCGCGTCAATTACATTTCCCTCCTCGCTTTCGTTCTCGcgctctctctcctctctcacCCTTTCTCTCTCCTGGTCCTCCTCGCCTTACTCGCTTCCTGGTGCTTCCTTTACCTCTTCAGGCCTTCCGATCAGCCTCTCGTTGTCTTCGGCCGCACTTTTTCCGATCGCGAGACTCTACTGATCTTAGTCGTCTCCACCATAGTTGTGGCGGTCCTCACGTCCGTTGGATCGCTTCTCATCTCCGCTTCCTTAGTTGGATTGGCCATTGTTTGCGCTCATGGAGCTTTTAGAATTCCCGAGGATTTGTTCTTGGACGATCAAGAGCCTGTCAATGCCGGTTTCCTCTCCTTCCTTGGCGGAGCTGCCTCCTCTGCCGCTCCAGCCGTTGCCGCCCGTGTGTAG
- the LOC113725330 gene encoding probable leucine-rich repeat receptor-like protein kinase IMK3: MDSFVDNPQPFSRFLIQGTELHDISDRKKERWKIHFYAHFLLLFLLLLICSFQPASSQAWDGIIITQADYEALQAFKHELVDPKGFLRSWNDSGIGACSGGWAGIKCARGLVIVIQLPWKGLGGRVTEKIGQLQALRKLSLHDNAIGGAIPSSLGLLPNLRGVQLFNNRFSGSIPPTLGLSPLLQSLDFSNNSLSGTIPATLANSTRLFRLNFSYNSLSGSIPASLTQSQSLIFLALEHNNLSGSIPDSWGGNVKALYQLQSLTLGHNSFSGTIPASLGNLSELQEISLSHNHMAGLIPNEIGRLSRLRTLDFSYNALNGSLPAALSNLSNLVVLNLESNHLDHQIPAAVNKLQKLSVLNLRNNQFAGPIPATVGNISFLTQVDLSQNKFSGEIPASIGDLPNLSSFNVSYNNLSGPVPTKLAQKFNASAFVGNLELCGYSALTQCPIPPSPGPSTPPETPAKKHHRLSTKDIILIAAGALLIVLLVLCCILICLLIGRKAATKSKDGQVAGRAAAAGTRAGEKGAPPTAGEVEAAGEAGGKLVHFDGPMVFTADDLLCATAEIMGKSTYGTVYKATLEDGSVAAVKRLREKITKGQREFETEVNILGKIRHPNLLAMRAYYLGPKGEKLLVFDYMPKGSLATFLHARGPDTPIDWLARMRIAKGMTRGLLYLHTQANIIHGNLTSSNVLLDENANAKISDYGLSRLMTPAANANVIATAGALGYRAPELSKLKKANAKTDVYSLGVIMLELLTGKSPGEAMNGADLPQWVASIVKEEWTNEVFDLELMNDASTIGDELLNTLKLALHCVDPSPSARPEVQQVLQQLEEIRPETAAASPGDDADAAPSSAND; encoded by the exons ATGGACAGTTTCGTAGACAACCCACAACCATTCTCTCGTTTCTTAATCCAAGGAACCGAGTTGCACGATATTTCtgatagaaagaaagaaagatggaagatTCATTTCTATGCTCATTTTTTGCTGTTATTTCTACTGCTACTGATCTGTTCCTTTCAACCAGCTTCTAGTCAGGCATGGGATGGTATAATTATCACACAAGCAGACTACGAAGCATTGCAAGCATTCAAACATGAATTGGTTGATCCTAAAGGGTTCCTGAGAAGCTGGAACGACAGTGGTATTGGAGCTTGTTCCGGTGGTTGGGCCGGGATTAAATGTGCTCGGGGACTAGTAATTGTAATCCAGCTTCCCTGGAAAGGTCTAGGTGGTCGAGTAACTGAAAAAATTGGGCAGCTTCAAGCTCTCAGAAAGCTTAGCCTCCACGATAATGCAATTGGTGGTGCAATTCCTTCCTCGTTGGGCCTTCTGCCTAACCTCAGAGGTGTTCAATTATTCAATAATCGGTTTTCTGGTTCAATCCCACCTACACTTGGTTTGAGTCCCCTTCTTCAATCACTAGATTTCAGTAACAACTCCCTCTCTGGAACTATTCCAGCTACTCTTGCCAATTCAACCAGGCTCTTTAGGCTTAATTTTAGCTACAACTCTCTGTCTGGTTCAATTCCCGCCAGCCTTACTCAATCGCAATCGCTGATTTTTCTTGCTCTAGAGCACAACAATCTCTCTGGTTCCATTCCCGACTCTTGGGGTGGAAATGTGAAGGCCCTCTATCAACTTCAGTCCCTGACACTTGGTCACAATTCATTTTCTGGGACAATTCCAGCTTCTCTTGGCAACTTAAGTGAGCTCCAAGAGATTTCACTCAGTCATAACCACATGGCTGGATTGATACCCAATGAAATTGGAAGACTATCTAGGCTTAGAACACTTGATTTCTCATATAATGCACTCAATGGCAGCTTACCTGCCGCTCTTTCCAATTTATCAAACCTTGTAGTTTTGAACTTGGAAAGCAACCATCTTGACCACCAAATTCCTGCAGCTGTAAACAAACTACAGAAACTATCTGTTCTCAACTTGAGAAATAACCAATTTGCTGGTCCTATTCCAGCAACAGTTGGGAACATTTCTTTCCTGACACAAGTTGATTTATCTCAAAACAAGTTTAGCGGAGAGATTCCAGCATCTATAGGTGATTTACCTAATCTTAGTTCCTTTAATGTGTCTTACAACAATCTGTCCGGTCCTGTTCCAACTAAGCTTGCTCAAAAGTTCAATGCAAGCGCCTTCGTGGGCAATCTTGAGCTATGCGGATACAGTGCATTAACCCAATGTCCAATACCACCCTCTCCGGGCCCATCAACTCCACCAGAAACTCCAGCAAAGAAACATCATAGACTGAGCACCAAAGACATTATTCTCATCGCAGCTGGGGCTCTCCTCATCGTTCTGCTTgtcctttgctgcattttgaTATGCTTGCTGATCGGGAGGAAAGCTGCTACGAAATCCAAGGATGGTCAGGTTGCAGGAAGGGCGGCTGCTGCTGGTACCAGGGCCGGAGAAAAAGGCGCTCCTCCAACTGCAGGTGAAGTTGAAGCAGCTGGAGAAGCAGGAGGAAAGCTTGTCCACTTTGATGGACCCATGGTTTTTACAGCAGACGATCTGTTGTGTGCCACAGCAGAGATCATGGGTAAGAGCACCTATGGAACAGTATATAAGGCAACACTGGAGGATGGCAGTGTTGCTGCAGTGAAGAGATTGAGAGAGAAGATTACTAAAGGACAAAGGGAATTTGAAACTGAGGTTAATATACTGGGGAAGATCAGGCATCCAAACCTTTTAGCGATGAGGGCTTATTATTTAGGTCCGAAAGGTGAAAAGCTTCTCGTATTCGATTACATGCCTAAAGGAAGTCTGGCAACCTTCCTTCATG CTCGAGGACCCGATACGCCTATTGATTGGCTAGCAAGAATGAGAATAGCAAAAGGCATGACGAGGGGATTGCTCTATCTTCACACCCAGGCGAACATTATTCATGGGAATCTTACATCAAGCAATGTTTTGCTTGATGAAAAcgcaaatgcaaaaatttcagaTTATGGACTTTCACGTCTGATGACACCGGCTGCAAATGCAAATGTGATTGCAACTGCAGGAGCGCTAGGCTATCGAGCTCCTGAACTTTCGAAGCTCAAGAAAGCAAACGCAAAGACGGATGTTTACAGCCTTGGCGTAATCATGTTGGAACTTCTGACTGGAAAATCTCCGGGAGAGGCGATGAATGGTGCTGATTTGCCTCAGTGGGTCGCTTCAATTGTGAAAGAGGAGTGGACCAATGAAGTTTTTGATTTGGAACTGATGAACGATGCTTCCACAATTGGTGATGAGCTACTGAATACATTGAAACTGGCTTTGCACTGTGTTGATCCCTCGCCATCAGCTCGACCTGAAGTTCAGCAAGTTCTGCAGCAGCTGGAAGAGATCAGACCGGAGACTGCCGCTGCTAGTCCCGGGGATGATGCTGATGCAGCCCCCTCCTCAGCAAATGATTAA
- the LOC113730304 gene encoding sorting nexin 2B-like isoform X2 has translation MMGYESHQGSEQARLYASKEEMESLVLNDDAAVPPHPLSSSPPLAQIPTNHDSDTDPLRSSPSPLLHPQSQTQNPDPHSFILEPPSYADAVFRSFDASSEINGHDLSTSSPSASSPSYSSSDFLKISVSDPQKEQDIATSLVPGGTSYFTYLIITRTNIPEFNGTEFSVRRRFRDVVTLSDRLSEAYRGFIIPIRPDKSVVESQVMQTQDFVEQRRAALEKYLRRLAKHTAIRRSEELRLFLESQGKLPLMKPTDVASRMLDGAVKLPRQLFGGEVVAGVVDVNEVAQPAKGGKDLLRLFKELKQSVTNDWGATKPALVEEDKEFMERKDKLQELEQQLSNVSQQAEELVKAQQDIGETVGQLGLALVKLTKFETEEAVYDSQRVRAADMKNVATAAVKASRLYRELNSQTVKHLDKLHEYLGVMLAVNNAFSDRSNALLTVQTLLSELSSLNSRIEKLEVASSKIFGGDRARIRKIEELRETVRATEDAKTCAIAEYKRIKAGYAEKMASVWETVAEETSGYVKCTS, from the exons ATGATGGGCTATGAGAGCCACCAGGGCTCGGAACAGGCCCGTCTCTACGCATCCAAAGAAGAAATGGAGTCCTTGGTCCTCAACGACGACGCCGCCGTCCCACCCCATCCGCTCTCCTCATCTCCTCCCTTGGCCCAAATCCCCACCAACCACGACTCTGACACTGATCCACTGCGCTCTTCTCCATCCCCCCTCCTGCACCCTCAGAGTCAAACTCAAAACCCTGACCCTCACTCCTTCATTCTCGAACCTCCGTCTTACGCCGACGCCGTCTTCCGATCCTTCGACGCCTCCTCCGAGATCAACGGCCATGACCTCTCCACCTCCTCCCCCTCCGCCTCCTCTCCCTCATATTCCTCCTCAGATTTTCTTAAAATATCCGTCTCCGATCCTCAGAAGGAGCAGGACATCGCCACTTCACTTGTCCCCGGCGGTACCTCTTATTTTACTTACTTAATTATCACGCGCACCAACATACCGGAGTTCAACGGTACTGAATTTAGCGTCCGGAGGAGGTTCCGAGATGTGGTTACGCTCTCCGACCGGTTGTCAGAGGCTTACCGAGGGTTTATTATTCCGATTAGGCCGGATAAGAGCGTGGTGGAGAGTCAGGTGATGCAGACGCAGGATTTTGTGGAGCAGAGGAGAGCGGCATTGGAAAAGTATTTGAGGAGGTTGGCCAAGCATACGGCCATTCGGAGGAGTGAAGAGTTGAGGTTGTTTCTGGAGTCGCAAGGAAAGCTGCCGCTGATGAAACCTACGGATGTTGCGTCGAGGATGTTGGATGGGGCGGTGAAGCTGCCCAGGCAGTTGTTTGGCGGGGAGGTTGTTGCGGGAGTGGTGGATGTGAATGAGGTGGCCCAGCCTGCAAAAGGTGGGAAGGATTTGCTGAGGCTTTTTAAGGAGTTGAAGCAAAGCGTTACTAATGATTGGGGTGCAACGAAGCCAGCTTTGGTAGAGGAGGACAAGGAATTTATGGAGAGGAAAGATAAGTTGCAGGAATTGGAACAGCAGCTCAGCAATGTCTCTCAGCAG gctGAAGAGCTTGTGAAAGCTCAGCAAGACATTGGAGAAACAGTTGGGCAATTGGGCCTGGCTCTAGTCAAGTTAACTAAGTTTGAGACCGAGGAAGCTGTTTACGATTCCCAAAGAGTGCGAGCAGCTGACATGAAGAATGTTGCAACTGCTGCTGTCAAAGCTAGCAGACTATATCGGGAATTGAATTCACAGACTGTCAAGCATTTG GATAAGCTGCATGAATACCTCGGAGTGATGTTAGCTGTCAACAATGCATTTTCAGACCGATCAAATGCTCTATTGACTGTTCAGACCCTTTTATCTGAGTTGTCATCATTAAATTCAAGAATTGAAAAGCTTGAAGTTGCTTCATCTAAGATATTTGGTGGAGACAGGGCTAGAATCCGGAAAATAGAAGAGTTAAGGGAAACTGTAAGGGCTACGGAGGATGCCAAAACTTGTGCTATTGCAGAATATAAACGAATAAAG GCAGGATATGCTGAGAAAATGGCCAGTGTATGGGAGACGGTTGCAGAAGAAACAAGCGGATATGTGAAATGCACTAGCTGA
- the LOC113730304 gene encoding sorting nexin 2B-like isoform X1 codes for MMGYESHQGSEQARLYASKEEMESLVLNDDAAVPPHPLSSSPPLAQIPTNHDSDTDPLRSSPSPLLHPQSQTQNPDPHSFILEPPSYADAVFRSFDASSEINGHDLSTSSPSASSPSYSSSDFLKISVSDPQKEQDIATSLVPGGTSYFTYLIITRTNIPEFNGTEFSVRRRFRDVVTLSDRLSEAYRGFIIPIRPDKSVVESQVMQTQDFVEQRRAALEKYLRRLAKHTAIRRSEELRLFLESQGKLPLMKPTDVASRMLDGAVKLPRQLFGGEVVAGVVDVNEVAQPAKGGKDLLRLFKELKQSVTNDWGATKPALVEEDKEFMERKDKLQELEQQLSNVSQQAEELVKAQQDIGETVGQLGLALVKLTKFETEEAVYDSQRVRAADMKNVATAAVKASRLYRELNSQTVKHLDKLHEYLGVMLAVNNAFSDRSNALLTVQTLLSELSSLNSRIEKLEVASSKIFGGDRARIRKIEELRETVRATEDAKTCAIAEYKRIKENNRNELDRLDRERREDFLSMLKGFIVNQAGYAEKMASVWETVAEETSGYVKCTS; via the exons ATGATGGGCTATGAGAGCCACCAGGGCTCGGAACAGGCCCGTCTCTACGCATCCAAAGAAGAAATGGAGTCCTTGGTCCTCAACGACGACGCCGCCGTCCCACCCCATCCGCTCTCCTCATCTCCTCCCTTGGCCCAAATCCCCACCAACCACGACTCTGACACTGATCCACTGCGCTCTTCTCCATCCCCCCTCCTGCACCCTCAGAGTCAAACTCAAAACCCTGACCCTCACTCCTTCATTCTCGAACCTCCGTCTTACGCCGACGCCGTCTTCCGATCCTTCGACGCCTCCTCCGAGATCAACGGCCATGACCTCTCCACCTCCTCCCCCTCCGCCTCCTCTCCCTCATATTCCTCCTCAGATTTTCTTAAAATATCCGTCTCCGATCCTCAGAAGGAGCAGGACATCGCCACTTCACTTGTCCCCGGCGGTACCTCTTATTTTACTTACTTAATTATCACGCGCACCAACATACCGGAGTTCAACGGTACTGAATTTAGCGTCCGGAGGAGGTTCCGAGATGTGGTTACGCTCTCCGACCGGTTGTCAGAGGCTTACCGAGGGTTTATTATTCCGATTAGGCCGGATAAGAGCGTGGTGGAGAGTCAGGTGATGCAGACGCAGGATTTTGTGGAGCAGAGGAGAGCGGCATTGGAAAAGTATTTGAGGAGGTTGGCCAAGCATACGGCCATTCGGAGGAGTGAAGAGTTGAGGTTGTTTCTGGAGTCGCAAGGAAAGCTGCCGCTGATGAAACCTACGGATGTTGCGTCGAGGATGTTGGATGGGGCGGTGAAGCTGCCCAGGCAGTTGTTTGGCGGGGAGGTTGTTGCGGGAGTGGTGGATGTGAATGAGGTGGCCCAGCCTGCAAAAGGTGGGAAGGATTTGCTGAGGCTTTTTAAGGAGTTGAAGCAAAGCGTTACTAATGATTGGGGTGCAACGAAGCCAGCTTTGGTAGAGGAGGACAAGGAATTTATGGAGAGGAAAGATAAGTTGCAGGAATTGGAACAGCAGCTCAGCAATGTCTCTCAGCAG gctGAAGAGCTTGTGAAAGCTCAGCAAGACATTGGAGAAACAGTTGGGCAATTGGGCCTGGCTCTAGTCAAGTTAACTAAGTTTGAGACCGAGGAAGCTGTTTACGATTCCCAAAGAGTGCGAGCAGCTGACATGAAGAATGTTGCAACTGCTGCTGTCAAAGCTAGCAGACTATATCGGGAATTGAATTCACAGACTGTCAAGCATTTG GATAAGCTGCATGAATACCTCGGAGTGATGTTAGCTGTCAACAATGCATTTTCAGACCGATCAAATGCTCTATTGACTGTTCAGACCCTTTTATCTGAGTTGTCATCATTAAATTCAAGAATTGAAAAGCTTGAAGTTGCTTCATCTAAGATATTTGGTGGAGACAGGGCTAGAATCCGGAAAATAGAAGAGTTAAGGGAAACTGTAAGGGCTACGGAGGATGCCAAAACTTGTGCTATTGCAGAATATAAACGAATAAAG GAGAACAATAGAAATGAGCTAGACAGATTAGACAGGGAGAGGCGTGAAGACTTCTTGAGCATGTTGAAAGGATTTATTGTTAATCAG GCAGGATATGCTGAGAAAATGGCCAGTGTATGGGAGACGGTTGCAGAAGAAACAAGCGGATATGTGAAATGCACTAGCTGA
- the LOC113725333 gene encoding laccase-5-like, producing MEKKSSIFLLFGLLLLFANAVSLGNAVVHSHQFVIQATPVKRLCNTHSTITVNGQYPGPTLEVNNGDSLEIEVINKAQYNLTIHWHGVRQMRTAWSDGPEFVTQCPIRPGGSYTYRFTIQGQEGTLWWHAHSSWLRATVYGGLIIRPKEGDSYPFPKPKRESLLLLGEWWDANPMDVVREATRTGATPNVSDAFTINGQPGDLLKCSSNGTTIVPVDSGETNLIRVVNSGLNQQLFLTIANHKLTVVGADASYVKPFTTSVLMLGPGQTTDVLITTDQPPARYYIAARAYASAQGAPFDNTTTTAILEYKTAPCPAKGVSIKPILPSLPAFNDTATATAFGKSFRSPRKVPVPTDIDESLFFTVGLGLQNCPPGASSQNCQGPNGTRFTASMNNVSFVLPSSFSLLQSHQQGIPGVFTTDFPAAPPVQFDYTGNVSRSLWQPVRATKVYKLKYGARVQLVLQGTSIFTAENHPIHLHGYDFYIIAEGFGNFNPKTDTAKFNLVDPPLRNTASVPVQGWSVIRFVADNPGVWLLHCHLDVHITWGLAMAFIVEDGAGLLEKLEEAPADLPVC from the exons ATGGAGAAGAAGTCCAGCATTTTCTTGCTCTTCGGCCTCTTGCTTCTCTTTGCAAATGCAGTATCTCTGGGAAATGCTGTAGTTCACTCTCACCAATTTGTT ATCCAAGCAACACCAGTGAAGAGGCTGTGCAATACTCACAGCACTATTACTGTTAATGGTCAATACCCCGGACCAACCTTAGAAGTGAATAACGGAGATTCTTTGGAAATCGAAGTTATCAACAAAGCTCAATACAACCTTACAATCCACTG GCATGGCGTCCGGCAGATGAGGACAGCCTGGTCAGATGGACCGGAGTTCGTGACCCAATGCCCAATTAGACCCGGAGGGAGTTACACGTACCGATTCACCATTCAAGGACAAGAAGGGACCCTTTGGTGGCATGCCCATAGCTCCTGGCTCAGAGCCACCGTCTACGGTGGTCTAATAATTCGCCCCAAAGAAGGAGATTCATACCCATTCCCAAAGCCAAAGCGCGAATCACTTCTTCTTCTTG GTGAATGGTGGGATGCTAATCCAATGGACGTTGTGAGGGAAGCCACCAGAACTGGAGCAACTCCAAATGTGTCCGACGCATTTACTATTAACGGGCAACCTGGTGATCTTTTAAAGTGCTCCAGCAATG GTACCACTATAGTTCCAGTGGACTCAGGTGAGACCAACCTCATCCGAGTCGTCAACTCTGGACTCAACCAACAACTTTTCTTAACCATAGCCAACCACAAGCTCACAGTTGTCGGGGCAGATGCCTCCTATGTTAAACCCTTTACCACCTCGGTTCTCATGTTGGGACCAGGCCAGACTACTGATGTCCTGATCACCACCGACCAGCCACCAGCCCGGTACTACATAGCAGCACGGGCATACGCCAGTGCTCAAGGCGCACCATTTGACAATACTACCACCACAGCCATCCTCGAGTACAAGACTGCTCCATGCCCTGCCAAGGGTGTCTCAATCAAACCAATTCTACCATCTCTACCCGCATTCAACGACACGGCCACTGCCACTGCCTTCGGCAAAAGCTTCAGAAGCCCAAGAAAGGTACCGGTGCCCACTGATATTGACGAAAGTCTCTTCTTCACCGTTGGATTAGGACTCCAAAACTGTCCCCCTGGTGCCAGCTCCCAAAACTGTCAGGGACCGAATGGTACTCGTTTTACGGCCAGCATGAACAATGTGTCTTTTGTTCTCCCGTCCAGCTTTTCCTTACTGCAATCACACCAGCAAGGAATTCCTGGAGTTTTCACGACAGACTTTCCAGCTGCTCCGCCTGTACAATTTGATTACACTGGTAACGTGAGCCGGTCACTCTGGCAACCTGTGCGCGCAACTAAGGTGTACAAGTTGAAATACGGAGCTAGAGTGCAGTTAGTATTGCAGGGAACAAGCATTTTCACCGCCGAAAACCACCCGATTCATCTTCACGGGTATGACTTTTACATAATCGCAGAGGGCTTTGGCAATTTCAACCCGAAAACTGATACGGCCAAATTCAACCTCGTTGACCCTCCTCTAAGAAACACAGCAAGTGTACCCGTCCAAGGATGGTCAGTTATCAGATTTGTTGCCGATAATCCAG GTGTTTGGCTTCTGCATTGTCACTTGGACGTTCACATCACATGGGGTTTGGCCATGGCATTCATTGTGGAAGATGGAGCTGGACTATTGGAAAAATTGGAAGAAGCCCCAGCAGATCTGCCAGTTTGTTAA